Proteins from one Blattabacterium cuenoti genomic window:
- a CDS encoding transketolase produces MNVNYLKNLCSQVRRDILRMVNDAKSGHPGGSLGCTEYFVALYQEIMHFDSRNFTMEGKDEDLFFLSNGHISPVYYSILSRSGFFSIKELSTFRKLNSRLQGHPSVHGGLPGIRISSGSLGQGMSISIGAALSKKLNGELDRTIYSLHGDGELNEGQIWESVLYAGGKNIDNYIATIDYNRQQIDGTTDEVLPLGNLKKKFESFDWKVLEELEGNNIEKVVSILKEAKNETGKGKPVLVLLYTQMGYGVDFMVGKNTWHGKYPNNKELETALSQLNETLGDYPIT; encoded by the coding sequence ATGAATGTAAATTATCTAAAAAACTTATGTTCCCAGGTGAGAAGAGATATTCTACGAATGGTCAATGATGCAAAATCTGGACATCCAGGTGGATCATTGGGATGTACAGAATATTTCGTAGCATTATATCAAGAAATTATGCATTTTGATTCTAGGAATTTTACTATGGAAGGAAAAGATGAAGATCTTTTTTTCCTATCTAACGGACATATTTCTCCTGTTTATTATAGCATATTATCTCGGTCTGGTTTTTTTTCAATCAAAGAATTATCTACTTTCAGAAAATTAAATTCTCGTTTACAGGGGCATCCTTCTGTGCATGGAGGACTTCCAGGAATACGGATTTCTTCTGGATCCTTAGGACAAGGAATGTCCATATCTATCGGTGCAGCTTTATCTAAAAAATTAAACGGAGAATTGGATAGAACTATTTACAGTTTACATGGGGACGGAGAATTAAATGAGGGACAAATTTGGGAATCTGTATTATATGCTGGGGGAAAAAATATAGATAATTACATAGCAACAATTGATTACAATCGGCAACAAATAGATGGAACTACAGATGAAGTATTACCTCTTGGTAATTTAAAAAAAAAATTTGAATCCTTCGATTGGAAAGTTTTAGAAGAATTAGAAGGAAATAATATTGAAAAAGTAGTTTCTATCTTAAAAGAAGCAAAAAATGAAACAGGGAAAGGAAAACCAGTTTTGGTGCTTTTATACACTCAAATGGGATACGGAGTAGATTTTATGGTAGGAAAAAATACATGGCATGGCAAATATCCTAATAATAAAGAATTAGAAACAGCACTATCTCAACTTAATGAAACTTTGGGTGATTATCCAATTACATAA
- the smpB gene encoding SsrA-binding protein, with protein MSILNRKAKFQYHFLEHYVAGIQLFGNEVKSIRQNQVSIIESFCQIKNGELYSFNMYIAKYQFDTDINCDYSNRRERKLLLKKNELTRINKKLKNKGLTVIPIELFINDKGYVKMKIVLAKGKKIYDKRECLRKKDSLREIDKNKKYLKII; from the coding sequence ATGAGTATTCTAAATAGAAAAGCAAAATTCCAATATCATTTTTTAGAGCATTATGTAGCTGGAATACAACTTTTTGGAAATGAAGTAAAATCTATCAGGCAAAATCAAGTCAGTATTATAGAAAGTTTTTGTCAAATAAAAAATGGAGAACTATATTCTTTTAATATGTATATAGCTAAATACCAATTTGATACTGATATAAATTGTGATTATTCAAATAGAAGGGAAAGAAAATTATTATTAAAAAAAAATGAACTAACGAGAATTAATAAGAAATTAAAGAATAAAGGTCTAACTGTTATTCCAATTGAATTATTTATCAATGATAAAGGGTATGTAAAAATGAAAATAGTTTTGGCAAAAGGAAAAAAAATATATGATAAACGAGAATGCTTACGAAAAAAGGATTCTCTGAGAGAAATAGATAAAAACAAAAAATATTTAAAAATCATTTAA
- a CDS encoding OmpA family protein has protein sequence MKNVNFFIVALFVFFSSISHIFSQDLEKQEEGNGKWLIKIGTHSINYYPITSPFDGFFLKKNNSFDPTISSLGLEHKIKKNIGLYVDGSVGFVNNNRWDIEDCFFVKLSHGVNLYIFPYHKFDPYVRLGAGYHKFNEYLQRDLRISDTKYFKTNRKDFFVLDGGLGLNFWIVPNLGINVQSTYNQVFAYQSRDYLNFWKHNVGVVLRFGNLKFVENDKYDQNWRNRNRKIINKDRPRIPTPFISEKSEKEKKEEDKICCHKQYQQKEFKDSDNDGVLDKEDLCPNQFGLKKFKGCPDTDFDNIPDHEDKCPNKFGKKENKGCPDIVFSPILFDVGKFGLSHRSLVIINEIAKIMINNLPNSKFYVDGYTDIHGKLFYNKILSLKRANSVFEALVSKGVDPSRIEIRGLVGGKKKGRRVEITIRKFLN, from the coding sequence ATGAAAAACGTAAATTTTTTTATTGTTGCTTTATTTGTTTTTTTTTCGTCTATTTCACATATCTTTTCTCAGGATTTAGAGAAACAAGAAGAAGGTAATGGGAAATGGTTGATTAAAATAGGGACGCATAGTATTAATTATTATCCTATAACGTCTCCTTTCGATGGTTTTTTTCTGAAAAAAAATAATAGTTTTGATCCTACTATATCTAGTCTAGGATTAGAACATAAAATCAAAAAAAATATTGGATTATATGTAGATGGATCAGTGGGATTTGTAAATAATAACAGGTGGGACATAGAAGATTGTTTTTTCGTCAAGTTGAGTCATGGAGTTAATTTATACATTTTCCCTTATCACAAATTTGATCCTTATGTGCGACTAGGTGCAGGTTATCATAAATTTAACGAGTATCTACAAAGAGATTTAAGGATCTCAGACACAAAATATTTTAAAACAAATAGAAAGGATTTTTTTGTTTTAGACGGTGGATTAGGGTTAAATTTTTGGATTGTTCCTAATCTAGGAATAAACGTACAAAGTACTTATAATCAAGTATTTGCGTATCAATCAAGAGATTACTTAAATTTTTGGAAACACAACGTAGGAGTTGTTCTTCGTTTTGGAAATTTAAAATTTGTAGAAAATGATAAATATGATCAAAATTGGAGAAACAGGAACAGGAAAATAATAAATAAAGACCGTCCTCGTATTCCCACTCCCTTTATTTCTGAAAAATCTGAAAAAGAAAAAAAGGAAGAAGATAAAATTTGTTGTCATAAACAGTATCAACAAAAAGAATTTAAAGATTCTGATAATGATGGAGTTTTAGACAAAGAAGATTTATGTCCAAATCAATTTGGATTAAAGAAATTTAAAGGTTGTCCTGATACAGATTTTGATAATATTCCAGATCATGAAGATAAGTGTCCTAATAAATTTGGAAAAAAAGAAAATAAAGGTTGTCCTGATATAGTTTTTAGTCCTATTTTATTTGATGTAGGTAAGTTTGGATTATCTCATAGATCCTTAGTTATTATCAATGAAATAGCTAAAATTATGATCAATAATTTACCTAATTCAAAATTTTATGTAGATGGATACACAGATATTCATGGAAAACTTTTTTATAACAAAATTTTATCTCTAAAAAGAGCAAACTCGGTATTTGAGGCTTTAGTTTCTAAAGGAGTAGATCCTTCTAGAATAGAAATTAGAGGATTAGTAGGAGGTAAAAAAAAGGGAAGACGTGTTGAAATAACAATACGAAAATTTTTAAACTAA
- the tatC gene encoding twin-arginine translocase subunit TatC produces the protein MKENKMPFWKHIEELRKHIIRCLFAIIIAMIILMNNKNIIFDKIIFAPSKTDFITYRIFYKFTNTFFGIHLHPIFLLSKNLEIQNRQIFGQFNIYLWTCFIGGFILSFPYVFYEFWRFLQPALSKKERKYSKIILVVVTFLFLLGVFFGYFILCPFLIHFGYSFRISEVPKNIFDLSDYICLILHTVLSMGIIFLFPFFIFLLTKMELISYIFLKKYRKHAFLIMLIIASAITPGDILSTIIVLIPLLILYQISIYISFSVSVNKKTS, from the coding sequence ATGAAAGAAAATAAAATGCCGTTTTGGAAACACATTGAAGAACTAAGAAAACATATTATTCGTTGTCTTTTTGCAATAATCATTGCAATGATTATTCTAATGAATAATAAAAATATTATTTTTGACAAAATTATTTTTGCTCCATCTAAAACGGATTTCATCACTTACCGTATCTTTTATAAATTTACAAATACATTTTTTGGAATTCATTTACATCCTATTTTTCTTTTATCCAAAAATCTGGAAATACAAAATAGACAAATATTTGGACAATTTAATATTTATCTGTGGACTTGTTTTATAGGAGGATTTATTTTATCGTTTCCTTATGTTTTTTATGAGTTTTGGAGGTTTTTACAACCTGCCCTTTCGAAGAAAGAAAGAAAATATTCCAAAATCATACTTGTAGTAGTAACTTTTTTATTTTTATTGGGAGTTTTTTTTGGTTATTTTATTTTATGTCCATTTTTAATTCACTTTGGATATTCTTTTAGGATAAGCGAAGTTCCAAAAAATATATTCGATTTATCGGATTATATCTGTTTAATTCTACATACTGTATTATCTATGGGAATTATTTTTTTGTTTCCATTTTTTATATTTCTTCTTACTAAAATGGAATTAATCTCTTATATTTTTTTAAAAAAATATAGAAAACATGCATTTTTGATAATGTTAATTATAGCTTCTGCTATTACTCCTGGTGACATTTTAAGTACAATAATTGTTCTAATCCCCTTGTTAATACTTTATCAAATAAGTATATATATATCGTTCTCTGTTTCTGTAAACAAAAAAACCTCTTGA
- a CDS encoding redox-regulated ATPase YchF, whose protein sequence is MNCGIVGLPNSGKSTFFNFISNSKVLSGNFPFCTIEPNYGMTKIPDKRLYELKKIVDPMKIIPSEIKIVDIAGLIKGSHKGDGLGNKFLSHIRETNLIIHMIRCFNDMNVLHVEGSINPIRDKEIIDMELQLKDLETIEKRLNNIKKKNEINRSVNTLQKILSFLKKGKNIRMYPFQENEKEHIKDLQLLTVKPVLYVCNTDEKLNDKTNFHIKRMKKIVEMENSILVILSLKKNCISYELKKILNESYKLLNLQSFFTIGKKEIRSWTISNKCTAYEASSVIHTDFKKGFIRAEVIHYEDFIKYKSEEKIKKLGKVFLAGKNYLIQDGDIIHFRFNR, encoded by the coding sequence ATGAACTGTGGAATAGTAGGTCTTCCCAACTCAGGAAAATCGACATTTTTTAACTTTATTTCAAATTCGAAAGTTTTATCAGGAAATTTTCCTTTTTGTACTATAGAACCCAATTATGGAATGACAAAAATTCCAGATAAAAGACTATATGAACTTAAAAAAATAGTTGATCCTATGAAAATAATTCCATCCGAGATAAAAATAGTGGATATAGCTGGTCTCATTAAAGGTTCTCATAAAGGAGATGGATTAGGGAATAAATTTTTATCTCATATTCGTGAAACAAATCTCATAATCCATATGATACGTTGTTTTAATGATATGAATGTTTTGCATGTAGAAGGTTCTATAAATCCTATCAGGGATAAAGAAATTATTGATATGGAATTACAGTTAAAAGATCTAGAAACAATAGAAAAAAGATTGAACAATATAAAAAAGAAAAACGAAATTAATAGATCTGTAAATACACTACAAAAAATTCTATCTTTTTTAAAAAAAGGAAAAAATATTAGAATGTATCCGTTTCAAGAAAATGAAAAAGAACATATAAAGGATTTACAATTATTAACAGTTAAACCTGTTCTTTATGTATGTAATACTGATGAAAAATTGAATGATAAAACTAATTTTCATATAAAAAGAATGAAAAAAATAGTAGAAATGGAAAATTCTATTTTGGTTATTTTATCGTTGAAAAAAAACTGTATATCCTATGAACTCAAAAAAATTTTGAATGAATCTTATAAGTTATTAAACTTGCAAAGTTTTTTTACAATAGGAAAAAAAGAGATAAGATCTTGGACTATTTCCAATAAATGTACAGCATATGAAGCTTCTTCAGTGATTCATACAGATTTTAAAAAAGGATTTATAAGAGCAGAAGTAATTCATTACGAAGATTTTATAAAATATAAATCAGAGGAAAAAATAAAAAAATTAGGAAAAGTTTTTCTAGCAGGAAAAAACTATCTTATTCAAGATGGAGATATTATTCATTTTCGATTTAATCGATAA
- a CDS encoding M42 family peptidase, whose product MKNNYSISSESLKFLKKYLNGTSPTGCESEGQKIWMDYINSYVDKIQTDLYGTAVGIINVDSPYKLIIEAHVDEISWYVNYITEDGIIYVSRNGGSDHQIAPSKKVLIHTEMGFVHGIFGWPAIHTRKSSEEKYPSIDNIFIDIGASSKTEVMNLGVHVGCIITYPDEFFIMNKNYFVSRALDNKIGGFIIAEIAKIIMENNIRLKFGLYIVNSVQEEVGFRGAKMISQEIRPNMAIVTDVTHDTYSPMIDKKIQGDIKCGLGPVIGYSPSIKKNIREFIVHTANNNKIPFQRLVSPRYTGTDTDAFAYSNKGVSSALISIPLKYMHTTVEMVHKKDVEKTILLIFETLQEINNSKKFFID is encoded by the coding sequence ATGAAAAATAACTATTCAATTAGCAGTGAATCTTTAAAATTTCTGAAAAAATATTTAAATGGAACTTCTCCAACAGGATGTGAAAGTGAAGGACAAAAAATATGGATGGATTATATTAATTCTTATGTAGATAAAATTCAAACAGATTTATATGGAACAGCCGTAGGAATTATAAATGTGGATTCTCCATACAAATTAATTATTGAAGCTCATGTTGATGAAATATCTTGGTATGTAAATTATATAACAGAAGATGGTATTATATATGTTTCTCGTAATGGAGGATCCGATCATCAAATAGCTCCATCTAAAAAAGTTCTTATTCATACAGAAATGGGATTTGTTCACGGAATATTTGGATGGCCAGCTATTCATACAAGAAAATCTTCAGAAGAAAAATATCCTAGTATAGATAATATATTTATAGATATTGGTGCTTCTAGTAAAACTGAAGTTATGAACTTAGGAGTTCATGTAGGTTGTATTATTACTTATCCTGACGAATTTTTTATCATGAATAAAAATTATTTTGTATCCAGAGCGTTAGATAATAAAATAGGAGGATTTATAATAGCAGAAATTGCAAAGATAATTATGGAGAATAACATTCGTTTAAAATTTGGATTATATATAGTAAATTCTGTTCAAGAAGAAGTAGGATTTAGAGGAGCTAAAATGATTTCTCAAGAAATACGACCAAATATGGCTATTGTCACTGATGTAACGCATGACACATATAGTCCTATGATTGATAAAAAAATACAAGGAGATATAAAATGTGGGTTAGGACCAGTTATTGGTTATTCTCCATCGATAAAAAAAAATATCAGAGAATTTATTGTTCATACTGCTAATAATAATAAAATTCCTTTTCAACGTTTAGTATCACCTAGATATACAGGAACAGATACAGATGCTTTTGCTTATTCCAACAAAGGAGTATCATCTGCTTTGATATCTATACCATTAAAATACATGCATACTACAGTAGAAATGGTTCATAAAAAAGATGTAGAAAAAACTATATTATTAATATTCGAAACTTTACAAGAAATTAATAACTCTAAAAAATTTTTTATCGATTAA
- the dapF gene encoding diaminopimelate epimerase: MKLNFFKYQGTGNDFILIDSRKKRIKIEKEHLKKLCDRHFGIGSDGIIFIQNDYKSDFYMQYYNSDGKESTMCGNGGRCAVFFAMELLQKKKIYFGAIDGYHFGMIKNNHNNFVSISLLDIQKNKIEINSENVFLNTGSPHHILFVKNISKINVFQEGRKIRFQNPYLKQGVNVNFVEVLNKTTLKVRTYERGVENETLSCGTGVVASVIAAYKTNKIHYAAKILVNTMGGKLWVSFEEKKNEYKNIYLTGSVKFIFKGYIEI; the protein is encoded by the coding sequence ATGAAATTGAATTTTTTTAAATATCAGGGAACAGGTAATGATTTTATACTAATAGATTCTAGAAAAAAAAGAATAAAAATAGAGAAGGAACATTTAAAAAAATTATGCGATAGACATTTTGGAATTGGTTCAGATGGAATTATTTTCATACAAAATGACTATAAAAGTGATTTTTATATGCAGTATTACAATTCAGATGGAAAAGAAAGTACGATGTGTGGAAATGGAGGAAGGTGTGCAGTTTTTTTCGCTATGGAATTACTACAAAAAAAGAAAATTTATTTTGGAGCTATAGATGGATATCATTTCGGAATGATAAAAAATAATCATAACAATTTTGTCTCTATAAGTTTACTCGATATTCAAAAAAATAAAATAGAAATTAATTCAGAAAATGTATTTTTAAATACTGGATCTCCTCATCATATTTTATTTGTAAAAAACATAAGTAAAATAAACGTGTTTCAAGAAGGAAGAAAAATTAGATTTCAAAATCCTTATTTGAAACAAGGAGTTAATGTTAACTTCGTAGAAGTATTGAATAAGACTACATTAAAGGTAAGAACTTATGAAAGAGGAGTAGAAAATGAAACTTTATCATGCGGAACAGGAGTGGTCGCTTCTGTCATTGCAGCATATAAAACGAATAAAATTCATTATGCTGCAAAAATTCTTGTTAATACTATGGGAGGAAAATTGTGGGTTTCATTCGAAGAAAAAAAAAACGAATATAAAAATATTTATTTAACTGGATCTGTTAAATTTATATTTAAAGGATATATAGAAATATAA
- a CDS encoding Do family serine endopeptidase: MKKIVFYIVLSSIMSSIITIAGYKKYTKETKEELNNTTYPLSLAQTKLISSSPSSPSSPSSPSSHSSHSSPTLVRPTVYPDFTKVVEKTIHAVVNVKNYSRRYNNQFDPFDFFFGFPDDFGYKEKKPKRNDIPGLHGSGVIISPDGYIVTNNHVIKDAEKIEITLNDQRTYKADLIGTDSSTDIALLKISDKNLPFIYFSDSNKVKVGEWVLAIGNPFDLNSTVTAGIISAKNRSLGILKGEAQSAIESFFQTDAAVNPGNSGGALVNTNGELIGINTAISSSSGNFIGYSFAAPSNLVAKVIQDIKNYGTVQRAYLGIRGMDLSKTEHLKDYNKEANQSIKPQQGFLIGEVFDKSGASDAGLRKGDIIKSIDGITIQNIADLSFIVGTKHPGDKIKVNIIRNGYKKTFNVTLKDLQGRKKIRNRDEIGLSELLGIKVEPLSKESKRYFGIDCGIRIIEIKTGRLSSIGMEEGDIILLINGKKIKKANDIDRVLKKYSGDVTIKFIKQNGQVYIAGFEMN, translated from the coding sequence ATGAAGAAAATAGTTTTTTACATTGTACTTAGTAGTATTATGAGTTCGATTATAACCATTGCAGGGTATAAAAAATACACCAAAGAAACCAAAGAAGAACTTAATAATACAACATATCCATTATCTTTAGCACAAACAAAACTTATATCTTCTTCTCCTTCTTCTCCTTCTTCTCCTTCTTCTCCTTCTTCTCATTCTTCTCATTCTTCTCCAACATTAGTTCGTCCTACAGTATATCCTGATTTTACTAAAGTTGTGGAGAAAACAATACATGCAGTAGTTAATGTGAAGAATTATTCAAGAAGATACAATAATCAATTTGATCCATTTGATTTCTTTTTTGGATTTCCCGATGATTTTGGATATAAAGAAAAAAAACCTAAAAGAAATGATATTCCTGGACTTCATGGATCAGGAGTAATCATATCTCCTGATGGGTATATTGTAACTAATAATCATGTTATCAAAGATGCAGAAAAGATTGAAATTACTCTTAATGATCAAAGAACTTATAAAGCTGATTTAATAGGAACAGATTCTAGCACGGATATAGCTTTATTAAAAATAAGTGATAAAAATTTACCTTTTATTTATTTTTCGGATTCTAATAAAGTAAAGGTAGGGGAGTGGGTTTTAGCAATAGGAAACCCTTTTGATTTAAATTCTACTGTTACAGCTGGTATAATTAGTGCAAAAAATAGAAGTTTAGGAATATTAAAAGGAGAAGCTCAATCAGCTATTGAATCTTTTTTTCAAACGGATGCAGCAGTAAACCCTGGAAACAGTGGAGGAGCATTAGTTAACACTAATGGAGAGTTAATTGGAATTAATACAGCTATTTCTTCATCATCAGGAAATTTTATAGGGTATAGTTTTGCAGCACCTTCTAATTTAGTAGCAAAAGTTATACAGGATATAAAAAATTATGGAACAGTACAACGTGCATATTTAGGAATAAGAGGAATGGATCTTTCTAAAACAGAACATTTAAAAGACTATAATAAAGAAGCAAATCAAAGTATAAAACCGCAACAAGGGTTTTTAATAGGAGAAGTATTTGATAAAAGTGGAGCTTCAGATGCAGGATTAAGAAAAGGGGATATCATAAAAAGTATAGACGGAATAACTATACAAAATATTGCAGATTTATCATTTATTGTTGGAACCAAACATCCAGGAGATAAAATTAAAGTAAACATTATACGTAATGGATATAAAAAAACTTTTAACGTTACTTTAAAAGATTTACAAGGAAGAAAAAAAATAAGAAATAGAGATGAAATTGGTTTGTCTGAATTATTAGGGATAAAAGTGGAACCACTTAGCAAAGAATCTAAAAGATATTTCGGAATTGATTGTGGAATTAGAATAATAGAAATTAAAACAGGTCGACTAAGTTCTATAGGAATGGAAGAAGGAGACATTATTTTATTGATTAACGGGAAAAAAATAAAAAAAGCTAATGATATTGATCGTGTTTTAAAAAAATACTCAGGAGATGTTACCATAAAATTTATTAAACAAAATGGACAAGTATATATAGCAGGATTTGAAATGAATTAA
- a CDS encoding LptF/LptG family permease, with amino-acid sequence MKILDRYIIRNLLFTFIFITVSMQLISVVIDISQRMHRLENNQGSIKKALIFYYPFWSIWLANTFSPISVFLSVIFFTYKLEKNSEITAILSSGISFSRLTIPYLISAFIIGIVSLLVNYYFLPVANRKKNQFHYQYMLSTRYKNKYERNQSISIQISKNEYIFIRNFSRKKNLGKDFVYQKFHGKKLIYILKSKNIFWKRNRIYVLYDYRETLLKKNYDFFVNGDYKIKKFSFTPEELLPEEYIAETMNICDLRKFIDIEKKNRNVNIHLNEYYQRTSLPFSTFIFTILGLSLSSKRKKSEIGIIIGITLSVLYIFFMEITKIYSAKDYIPSFLSIWLPNGILGIITSFFYFYWNNNIN; translated from the coding sequence ATGAAAATTCTTGATCGCTATATTATTCGTAATCTTTTATTTACTTTTATATTTATTACTGTTTCTATGCAATTAATATCTGTAGTGATAGACATTTCTCAACGCATGCATCGTTTAGAAAATAATCAAGGGTCAATTAAAAAAGCTCTAATTTTTTATTATCCTTTTTGGTCCATATGGTTAGCTAATACTTTCTCTCCTATTTCCGTTTTTTTATCTGTCATTTTTTTTACATATAAATTAGAAAAAAATTCAGAGATTACGGCCATTTTATCAAGCGGAATAAGTTTCAGCAGATTAACTATTCCTTATTTAATATCGGCTTTTATCATAGGAATTGTATCATTATTAGTGAACTATTATTTTCTTCCTGTAGCTAACAGGAAAAAAAATCAATTTCATTATCAATACATGTTAAGTACAAGATATAAAAATAAGTACGAGAGAAATCAATCTATAAGTATTCAAATTTCAAAAAATGAATATATTTTCATTAGAAATTTCTCAAGAAAAAAAAATTTAGGAAAAGATTTTGTTTATCAAAAATTTCATGGTAAAAAATTAATATATATTTTAAAATCCAAAAATATTTTTTGGAAAAGAAATAGAATATATGTTTTGTATGATTATAGAGAAACTCTATTAAAAAAAAATTATGATTTTTTTGTGAATGGTGATTATAAAATCAAAAAATTTTCTTTCACTCCTGAAGAACTTTTACCGGAAGAATATATAGCAGAAACTATGAATATTTGTGATCTGAGAAAATTTATAGATATAGAAAAAAAGAACAGAAATGTAAATATTCATTTAAATGAATATTATCAAAGAACAAGTTTACCCTTTTCCACTTTTATATTCACTATTCTAGGATTGTCTTTATCCTCAAAAAGAAAAAAAAGTGAAATAGGTATTATTATAGGAATTACATTGTCTGTTCTTTACATTTTTTTTATGGAAATTACAAAAATATATTCAGCAAAAGATTATATTCCTTCGTTTTTATCTATTTGGCTTCCTAATGGAATTTTAGGAATAATTACATCATTTTTTTATTTTTATTGGAATAATAATATTAATTAA
- the tgt gene encoding tRNA guanosine(34) transglycosylase Tgt yields the protein MKFHLIKTDPLSKGRTGILETDHGKIKTPAFMPVASKGGVKTVPINELHKISKIILGNTYHLYFQPGVEVLHKVGGIHSFMNWKKSILTDSGGFQVFSLRKFNKITEDGVVFQSFINGSYHFFSPEKSMEIQRFIGGDIIMAFDDCPPFPCSYRESKKSMENTHFWLKKCLSYLQKNPEIYDYKQSFFPILQGSVYPDLRKYSAEKISLLDPEGYAIGGLSLGEEKEQTHNIIDLLTNFLPKEKPRYLMGVGNPVDILEGISLGIDIFDCVIPTRNGRHGMLFTWKGIINIKNKKWEKDFSCLDEFGDSYVDRLYSKSYVRHLFLSKDNLAKEIASIHNLSFYSNLMKQARIHIMHNKFSFWKKSVISLLQERL from the coding sequence ATGAAATTTCATTTAATTAAAACAGATCCCCTTTCTAAAGGAAGAACTGGTATTTTAGAAACAGATCATGGGAAAATAAAAACTCCTGCTTTTATGCCAGTTGCTTCAAAAGGAGGCGTTAAAACAGTTCCAATCAACGAATTACATAAAATATCAAAAATAATTCTTGGAAATACCTACCATTTATACTTCCAACCTGGAGTTGAAGTATTACATAAAGTAGGAGGAATTCATTCTTTCATGAATTGGAAAAAATCTATACTAACGGATAGTGGAGGATTTCAAGTTTTTTCTCTCAGAAAATTTAATAAAATTACAGAAGATGGAGTAGTATTTCAATCTTTTATAAATGGATCCTATCATTTTTTTTCTCCAGAAAAATCCATGGAAATTCAACGTTTTATTGGAGGAGACATTATTATGGCTTTCGATGATTGCCCTCCTTTTCCTTGTAGTTATCGAGAATCTAAAAAATCTATGGAAAATACGCATTTTTGGTTAAAAAAATGTCTTTCTTATTTACAAAAGAATCCAGAAATATACGATTATAAGCAAAGTTTTTTTCCTATTCTACAAGGAAGTGTTTATCCTGATTTAAGAAAGTATTCTGCAGAAAAAATATCCTTATTAGATCCTGAAGGGTATGCCATAGGTGGATTAAGTTTAGGAGAAGAAAAAGAACAAACACATAATATCATTGATTTATTGACGAATTTTTTACCTAAAGAAAAACCAAGGTATCTAATGGGGGTAGGGAATCCCGTAGATATTTTGGAGGGAATTTCCCTAGGAATAGATATATTTGATTGTGTTATTCCTACAAGAAATGGACGTCACGGAATGTTATTCACATGGAAGGGAATCATCAATATAAAAAATAAAAAATGGGAAAAAGATTTTTCATGTTTAGATGAATTCGGAGACTCTTATGTAGATAGATTATATAGCAAATCTTATGTAAGACATCTTTTTTTATCCAAAGATAATTTAGCTAAGGAGATAGCTTCTATACATAATCTATCTTTTTATTCCAATTTAATGAAACAAGCGAGAATCCATATCATGCACAATAAATTTTCTTTTTGGAAGAAGTCTGTTATTTCTTTGTTACAAGAACGTTTATGA